The Allorhodopirellula heiligendammensis genome includes a window with the following:
- a CDS encoding glycosyltransferase family 9 protein produces MANPLSDLVAPRFLISRMSAIGDAILTLPVACCLRDYFPDAYIGWVVESKAAPMVRGHQALDAVIELQRGWFTSPRGVSETRATLRDHQFEIAIDCQGNTKSALAGKLSGASRRIGFSGKHAGELSRFLNNERITPVFHHITDRSLELLTALGIHHPQVRWALPLDEADRKWAQGFRNSIRTSRVAILNPGGTWPSKLWEADRFASTARYLADRYGYHSLVVWGSFDERLMAEEIVSLSQGTATLAPNTSLTTLAALIETSDLFISGDTGPLHMSVAVGTPTIGLYGATRPGDSGPYEQSALQLQYEAGSRRHRRQASNRAMRAIGVEHVCAVIDDMHQLPVVRAA; encoded by the coding sequence ATGGCCAATCCACTTTCCGATTTGGTAGCGCCGCGTTTTCTGATCTCTCGCATGAGCGCGATCGGCGACGCGATTTTGACACTTCCGGTCGCATGTTGTTTGCGAGACTATTTTCCGGACGCGTACATTGGATGGGTGGTCGAGTCCAAAGCGGCCCCCATGGTACGTGGCCATCAGGCACTTGATGCGGTGATCGAGCTCCAGCGTGGTTGGTTTACTTCTCCCCGAGGGGTGAGTGAGACGCGTGCGACTCTCCGAGACCACCAATTTGAGATCGCGATTGATTGTCAAGGAAACACCAAGTCGGCCTTGGCCGGCAAATTGTCAGGGGCAAGTCGGCGCATTGGATTCTCTGGCAAACACGCTGGCGAACTAAGTCGCTTTCTCAACAATGAAAGAATTACCCCGGTATTTCATCATATCACCGACCGCTCGCTGGAGTTGCTCACCGCGCTCGGCATTCACCACCCGCAGGTTCGTTGGGCGCTGCCGCTGGACGAAGCCGATCGTAAGTGGGCGCAAGGATTTCGGAATTCCATTCGCACATCCCGGGTCGCAATCCTAAATCCAGGCGGGACGTGGCCATCGAAATTATGGGAAGCCGATCGATTTGCATCCACCGCGAGATACCTAGCCGACCGCTATGGTTATCACAGCCTGGTTGTATGGGGATCGTTCGACGAGCGATTGATGGCCGAGGAGATTGTCTCACTTTCTCAGGGAACAGCGACACTCGCGCCCAACACCAGCCTGACAACGCTCGCCGCGCTCATCGAAACATCGGACTTGTTTATCAGCGGTGATACCGGACCGCTGCACATGTCCGTCGCCGTGGGCACGCCGACGATTGGCCTCTACGGTGCCACGCGTCCTGGCGACAGTGGGCCCTATGAACAATCGGCACTGCAATTGCAGTACGAAGCAGGCAGCCGTCGCCATCGACGGCAAGCCTCCAATCGAGCGATGCGAGCGATCGGTGTTGAGCATGTCTGTGCGGTAATCGACGATATGCACCAATTGCCGGTCGTGCGTGCTGCTTAA
- a CDS encoding DUF4112 domain-containing protein, giving the protein MKKRITPDRSLPVTDKKMEAMRWVDGTSNLLDAKYRIPGTRIRFGLDFLMGLVPGAGDAVSLGFSGLLIATMAKNGASLRLILLMLGNVILDAVVGAVPILGNLFDLVFRANIRNARLMREHYEQGKHHAHPWPILLGIAILVVSVFAGLLVLLALAARTLVGWIS; this is encoded by the coding sequence ATGAAAAAACGCATCACTCCTGATCGGTCGCTCCCTGTTACCGACAAAAAGATGGAGGCCATGCGATGGGTGGACGGGACTAGCAATTTGCTCGACGCGAAGTACCGAATCCCCGGCACCCGAATTCGCTTCGGCCTTGACTTTCTAATGGGCTTGGTGCCAGGTGCTGGAGACGCGGTAAGCTTGGGGTTCTCCGGACTGCTGATTGCGACCATGGCCAAGAACGGTGCCAGTCTTCGGCTGATTCTCCTGATGCTCGGCAATGTCATCTTGGACGCGGTCGTCGGCGCGGTCCCCATCCTCGGCAATCTTTTTGATCTCGTCTTCCGGGCCAATATCCGTAACGCTCGCCTGATGCGCGAGCACTATGAGCAGGGCAAGCACCACGCACACCCTTGGCCGATTTTGTTAGGCATTGCGATCCTGGTGGTTTCTGTCTTCGCGGGGCTGCTGGTACTCCTAGCGCTGGCTGCTCGTACGCTTGTGGGCTGGATCTCTTGA
- a CDS encoding class I SAM-dependent methyltransferase, which yields MPHLDQRLRMVAQQIRWHTHADIGSDHGHLLKALLKSGRIEHGIAIENKSLPWENSRRTLAGLSADVRLADGMAGLAEGEADGLSVCGMGGAAIARILETHPEHLPGTIIVQPNCKARLVRRWAIQRRFALVDESMALGSAKRVRAAALGTRRRFVVLRFQRSETSSRQQHAYLDEAYGGLDQEAALLFGPRLIRAWDREFVASLYEEQAHLRSLARRGPETAQRLAALERLLATQPPESN from the coding sequence GTGCCCCACCTCGATCAACGACTGCGCATGGTGGCCCAGCAGATTCGCTGGCACACGCACGCCGATATCGGTTCCGACCACGGTCATTTGCTAAAGGCCTTGCTGAAATCCGGGCGTATTGAACACGGTATTGCCATCGAGAACAAATCGCTGCCTTGGGAAAACTCGCGCCGCACGCTCGCTGGCCTCTCTGCCGACGTTCGTCTGGCCGACGGCATGGCCGGCCTCGCTGAGGGTGAAGCCGACGGCCTCAGTGTGTGTGGGATGGGCGGCGCGGCGATCGCTCGTATTCTAGAGACACACCCCGAGCATCTTCCTGGCACCATCATCGTGCAACCCAATTGTAAGGCCAGGCTCGTGCGCCGCTGGGCGATACAGCGGCGATTTGCTCTCGTCGATGAGAGCATGGCCCTAGGCTCTGCCAAGCGAGTGCGTGCTGCGGCACTCGGTACTCGCCGGCGGTTTGTGGTACTGCGTTTCCAGCGGTCGGAAACGAGCTCGCGGCAGCAGCATGCCTATCTCGACGAAGCGTATGGAGGCCTCGACCAAGAAGCGGCCCTGCTATTTGGGCCGCGTTTAATACGAGCGTGGGATCGCGAGTTTGTCGCATCGCTCTATGAAGAGCAGGCACACCTCCGCTCGCTGGCGCGGCGAGGCCCCGAGACCGCACAACGACTCGCTGCCCTCGAGCGGCTGTTGGCGACCCAGCCGCCAGAGTCAAATTGA
- a CDS encoding FHA domain-containing protein — protein sequence MRRTSVVANEDTQTSSIASIALDSWATTPSRWRHPSEIEFRVRRRGQPTRRLRLPGARYTLGSGTGCSIPLEDPSLRPLHAVLIRDEERILVRAYSVPFQINNDRVTEGLLSAGDRLRLGAYEFELLDTALDAANTVPPETSQGGSGDEVPCDAEQDAWSKSFHEEAKQWRALKQDTQRREEWCETRERELQEQEASLTEKMETLRAREENLQTQESAAAEVRDEFLQHYQELLGHRADLKRQQEELATGREHLRLQQDRLDGRDRLHRQQLDKLIGEQEQFKRAEVISQKRLAESEEQLQLSRQQAETATSAVAQMREKFTSLSEQLKQLSQHQASLQQLEIQRNREHQHQTEELELARDEALAQCDYVSAQCENVTAQRDEIASQRDELAVQRDELLAERDDIAIERDDVAMERDEIKTRCQELELIQTQLRLEIEELQGEIARTRMDAETLEQECWEARHTISDLEDTIRDQDDRYETDRESWTSEVDALRKNIDELSLDLETAQAQLAQLREENTRLADQLIGATAERDEARAEREAAMEQCQVAQQACDSAKTDCETARRELETARFDVKIARQERDDAAAIRDQLVAQLQEQTANQDELTQQHEELATEKAAWAEQKLNADRRYQEARAHLADAREKCERAVRARDEADAARLAAEEKLAIATADLQAMQAERDLAIAGQDDLRRQRDHALQDAKDTRELFDRSNRDHDDTLELIERLEQKTREVMGAFESEHPPVESPRLSLLDHEIQSVAAADAELNTPTELAVADDTPTVSSTSLPSGLSEPLDTDDAWPTYTSTQSEPETELEDDVATVLGQSSVSEACEEAATASSDETHPVDESINAPLEIAQLKISLPVVATDDQASETAAPAEDDSIEAYMNRLLQRVQGRITEAVPHPAQSELEDAEEPEQLSIAATNNAAAHSTIQFSDYVTDRNDDPTTPPPVEKVAATTEQPSGPSVRSVATRHPKSTTQSTFKFAQTAIALLCGLAAVVLVTLPMLKMVAAAAAVLIAVISAKEAIALRTTVIRPSSVNRASSKNDVVARKAAA from the coding sequence GTGAGAAGGACATCCGTGGTGGCCAACGAAGACACGCAAACCAGCTCAATCGCATCGATCGCACTCGACTCGTGGGCGACGACCCCTTCGAGGTGGCGGCACCCATCGGAGATCGAGTTTCGCGTTCGTCGCCGAGGCCAACCCACCCGGCGGCTTCGTTTACCCGGCGCCCGATACACACTCGGGAGCGGGACTGGGTGTTCCATCCCGCTTGAGGATCCGTCCCTCCGCCCGTTGCACGCCGTTCTGATTCGTGATGAAGAGCGAATCCTGGTCCGCGCGTACTCGGTCCCCTTTCAAATCAACAATGACCGTGTCACCGAAGGGCTGCTCAGCGCAGGTGATCGCCTGCGTCTGGGGGCATACGAATTCGAGCTTCTCGACACCGCGTTAGACGCAGCCAACACGGTCCCACCGGAGACCTCCCAAGGGGGTTCTGGAGATGAGGTGCCCTGCGACGCTGAGCAAGATGCGTGGTCAAAATCGTTTCACGAAGAGGCCAAGCAGTGGCGTGCTCTCAAGCAGGATACCCAGCGGCGAGAGGAATGGTGCGAGACTCGTGAGCGCGAACTGCAAGAGCAGGAAGCGTCACTCACCGAAAAAATGGAAACGCTACGCGCTCGTGAAGAGAACCTACAGACACAAGAGTCTGCTGCTGCTGAGGTTCGCGATGAGTTCCTCCAGCACTACCAGGAACTCTTGGGTCATCGCGCTGATTTGAAACGACAGCAAGAAGAACTCGCTACCGGACGCGAACATCTGCGTTTGCAGCAGGACCGCCTCGACGGACGAGACCGGCTGCATCGCCAGCAGCTCGACAAGCTGATTGGTGAGCAGGAGCAATTCAAACGCGCCGAGGTGATCTCACAGAAGAGGCTCGCTGAAAGCGAAGAGCAACTCCAGCTCTCGCGCCAGCAGGCGGAAACAGCGACATCCGCTGTGGCTCAGATGCGTGAGAAATTCACGTCACTGAGCGAACAGCTGAAACAACTCTCACAGCATCAAGCGTCTCTGCAGCAGCTCGAAATCCAGCGAAACCGTGAGCATCAGCACCAGACTGAAGAACTCGAACTCGCCCGCGACGAAGCTCTCGCTCAGTGTGACTATGTTTCGGCTCAATGCGAAAATGTCACAGCTCAGAGAGATGAGATCGCGTCGCAGCGAGACGAGCTCGCGGTTCAACGCGACGAACTGCTAGCCGAACGTGATGACATCGCGATCGAGCGCGACGATGTGGCGATGGAGCGAGATGAAATCAAAACTCGCTGCCAAGAACTCGAATTGATCCAGACCCAATTGCGGCTTGAAATCGAGGAGTTGCAGGGAGAGATAGCACGCACCCGAATGGACGCAGAGACACTTGAGCAAGAATGCTGGGAGGCGCGTCACACGATCTCAGATTTAGAAGACACGATCCGCGACCAAGATGATCGCTACGAGACCGATCGCGAATCGTGGACCAGTGAAGTCGATGCGTTGCGAAAGAACATTGATGAGCTGTCGCTCGACCTGGAAACCGCTCAGGCTCAGCTCGCTCAGCTCCGAGAAGAAAACACTCGCCTCGCCGATCAATTGATCGGGGCGACAGCTGAACGCGATGAAGCCCGAGCGGAGCGGGAGGCGGCGATGGAACAATGCCAGGTGGCACAGCAGGCCTGTGACAGCGCCAAAACAGATTGCGAGACCGCCCGACGTGAACTTGAGACCGCTCGTTTCGATGTCAAAATCGCTCGACAGGAACGAGACGATGCGGCCGCAATTCGTGACCAACTCGTCGCGCAACTCCAGGAACAAACCGCCAATCAAGACGAACTGACGCAGCAGCATGAGGAATTGGCAACGGAAAAAGCCGCCTGGGCTGAGCAGAAGCTGAACGCCGATCGTCGCTACCAGGAAGCTCGGGCGCACCTCGCCGATGCGCGCGAGAAATGTGAGCGGGCGGTCCGGGCTCGCGATGAAGCCGACGCAGCTCGTTTGGCCGCAGAAGAAAAACTTGCCATCGCGACCGCAGATTTGCAGGCGATGCAGGCCGAGCGAGATCTCGCCATCGCTGGCCAGGACGATCTACGGCGTCAACGTGACCACGCCCTTCAAGATGCCAAGGACACGCGTGAGCTGTTCGACCGATCGAATCGCGATCATGATGATACGCTCGAACTGATTGAGCGTCTCGAGCAAAAGACTCGTGAAGTGATGGGTGCCTTCGAATCCGAGCACCCGCCCGTCGAGTCCCCGCGACTGAGCTTACTCGACCATGAAATCCAGTCCGTCGCTGCAGCAGACGCGGAACTCAACACCCCGACCGAGCTCGCCGTAGCGGACGACACTCCAACGGTTTCCTCCACATCTCTGCCAAGCGGGTTGAGCGAGCCGTTGGACACCGACGACGCTTGGCCAACTTACACCAGCACGCAATCCGAACCAGAGACGGAGCTAGAAGACGACGTTGCGACTGTTCTCGGCCAATCAAGTGTCTCGGAGGCGTGTGAAGAAGCGGCTACCGCCTCGTCAGATGAAACTCACCCTGTTGATGAATCCATCAATGCCCCGCTCGAGATTGCCCAGCTCAAGATTTCCCTGCCCGTCGTGGCTACGGACGATCAAGCGAGCGAGACCGCTGCTCCGGCGGAAGACGATTCGATCGAAGCCTACATGAATCGGTTGTTGCAACGAGTCCAAGGACGCATCACCGAAGCAGTGCCACACCCCGCTCAATCCGAGCTAGAAGACGCAGAGGAACCGGAACAGTTGAGCATCGCGGCGACGAACAATGCCGCGGCTCATTCGACGATCCAATTTTCCGATTACGTCACAGACCGCAACGATGACCCTACCACGCCACCGCCAGTAGAGAAAGTTGCCGCGACGACCGAGCAGCCGAGCGGTCCTTCGGTGCGTAGCGTGGCCACGCGGCACCCGAAATCAACCACCCAAAGCACGTTCAAGTTTGCACAAACGGCGATTGCATTGCTATGCGGACTCGCCGCCGTTGTGCTGGTCACCCTGCCCATGCTGAAGATGGTTGCGGCCGCGGCGGCAGTGCTAATCGCTGTGATTAGTGCCAAGGAAGCAATCGCGTTGAGAACCACGGTGATCCGGCCAAGCAGCGTCAATCGAGCTTCGTCGAAAAACGATGTCGTGGCACGCAAAGCTGCTGCGTAG
- a CDS encoding GNAT family N-acetyltransferase has translation MNIHTLVADYRRRDHRGAILRLLCEYAADPAINGPGLSFDVRKRVVDELAARDHAVSILAFAEHVDGGSTAVGLINGFETFSTFSAMPVLNLHDVMVMRGYRGQGIGKRLLDAATDLARQRGCCKVTLEVYRGNQTAAGLYRNSGFNDPAGSRDLGETIFLNKIL, from the coding sequence ATGAACATTCATACGCTCGTTGCTGACTACCGACGCCGAGATCACCGCGGAGCGATTTTGAGATTGCTGTGCGAGTACGCCGCCGACCCCGCGATCAATGGTCCCGGATTGTCATTCGATGTGCGGAAACGAGTCGTCGACGAACTCGCCGCGCGCGACCATGCGGTGTCGATCCTGGCGTTCGCTGAACACGTCGACGGCGGGTCGACCGCGGTCGGATTAATCAATGGATTCGAGACGTTTTCTACGTTTTCTGCGATGCCAGTGCTCAATCTCCACGACGTGATGGTGATGCGGGGATATCGCGGCCAGGGAATTGGTAAGCGCTTGCTCGATGCAGCGACGGATCTGGCGAGGCAACGGGGGTGTTGTAAAGTGACGCTGGAGGTTTATCGCGGCAACCAGACCGCAGCGGGCTTGTACCGGAACAGCGGCTTCAATGATCCTGCAGGAAGTCGCGATCTCGGCGAGACGATTTTTCTTAATAAAATTCTTTAG
- a CDS encoding GIY-YIG nuclease family protein: MARPPTDLALTPMARKRISRRRPIFDQPGDPSPAAGSGFGINPHDPYAVSDVADDSAVAAHGRPSDMIGGDSRSELRERVQAFCPPVPGVYGMFDRTGELIYVGKSSSLRNRLLSYFGQSAAGEKAGRIIEHARAIQWETQPSDFAAQLRELELIRRFIPRFNVQGVPQRQRPVYLCLGRKPAETFFIASSPPTKDLVAVEGPFYGAGRMARVVDALNKTFRLRDCSNQTPFMYADQMSLFDLHPRAGCLRLEIGTCMGPCAAACSRQEYLQRVNEAESFLDGFNDEPLTVTQEIMENAARDRQYELAARARDTLRSLNYAQKKLGHLAEAREHYSFIYAARGYDGRAIWYLIRRGEIVDVAAAPTDAIAYRNLKPRLQEWSTRLTARHTRTVSEYPYTVSVVASWFRKHRTELKQTFAPESAGRKYRHLARVAIG, encoded by the coding sequence ATGGCACGGCCCCCCACGGATTTGGCACTCACGCCGATGGCAAGGAAAAGGATATCCCGACGGCGACCCATTTTCGATCAGCCGGGCGATCCGTCACCGGCTGCTGGGAGTGGATTTGGCATCAATCCACACGACCCTTACGCCGTCTCCGACGTTGCCGACGACTCAGCTGTCGCCGCCCATGGTCGCCCAAGTGACATGATTGGCGGCGATTCTCGCAGCGAGCTTCGCGAGCGTGTCCAAGCGTTCTGTCCGCCTGTGCCCGGCGTTTACGGGATGTTCGACCGCACCGGCGAACTGATTTATGTCGGTAAAAGTAGCTCGCTGCGGAATCGATTGTTGAGCTATTTCGGCCAGTCAGCAGCGGGTGAGAAAGCGGGCCGGATTATTGAGCACGCGCGGGCGATTCAGTGGGAGACCCAGCCCAGCGATTTTGCCGCCCAGCTTCGTGAGCTGGAATTGATCCGCCGCTTCATTCCGCGATTCAATGTCCAAGGCGTGCCTCAAAGGCAGCGGCCCGTCTACTTGTGCTTGGGACGCAAACCCGCAGAAACGTTTTTTATCGCCAGCTCGCCACCCACGAAGGATTTAGTAGCGGTGGAAGGCCCGTTCTATGGGGCGGGGCGGATGGCTCGGGTGGTCGATGCGCTCAATAAAACATTCCGCTTACGCGATTGCAGTAATCAAACCCCGTTCATGTATGCTGACCAGATGTCGCTGTTTGACTTGCACCCGCGAGCGGGCTGTTTGCGACTCGAGATCGGAACTTGCATGGGGCCCTGCGCCGCAGCCTGCAGCCGCCAGGAATATCTCCAACGCGTCAACGAAGCCGAGAGCTTTCTCGATGGGTTCAATGATGAACCGCTCACAGTGACCCAAGAAATTATGGAGAATGCGGCGAGAGACCGCCAATATGAACTCGCCGCACGAGCTCGCGATACTCTCCGGTCACTCAACTACGCCCAAAAGAAACTAGGGCATCTGGCAGAGGCTCGTGAGCATTACTCCTTTATCTATGCTGCAAGGGGATACGATGGGCGAGCAATCTGGTACTTGATCCGGCGGGGCGAAATCGTCGATGTCGCAGCTGCCCCCACCGACGCAATCGCATATCGAAACCTCAAACCACGATTACAGGAGTGGTCCACGCGGCTAACTGCCCGCCATACACGCACGGTTTCCGAGTACCCCTATACCGTTTCTGTTGTCGCATCGTGGTTCCGAAAACACCGCACAGAACTAAAACAAACCTTCGCACCCGAATCCGCTGGACGTAAATACCGACATCTGGCACGCGTCGCCATCGGTTAG
- a CDS encoding DUF4272 domain-containing protein, with the protein MSSIVACVLNQTRAFSTLTTLPPAPDGLSPLGVDDAAALTADALQWVSSSPQDDLPITQPIGDHLLRSKHVFSIAGGGELPMAEFQSWGWEANLIWVTPDHRVLDPAGRLLLDGQGSNPDPLAVIPFPVDARRRQSEAAMMLRNRMMDPVEGILPVRGEDEIVAISPAEVAGRALALFLVATRAESILSGQPLDVQRMRARCPLGWAAMSPQELAFFERRPPQHAGSAAGHSDSANAAAVLIWRYEALAAMQWALGMQFELPWPDERADLTAVTRLMIDLPDEAIVEQARLRSTAELLGAAELHYQALHAIAFAQQSGHDAAGVVDPGIVCERLAVLAWICRLAPGEADWDATVQWVENGCV; encoded by the coding sequence TTGTCCTCAATTGTTGCCTGTGTACTGAATCAAACGCGAGCCTTCTCAACGCTGACGACTTTGCCGCCAGCCCCTGATGGTTTGAGCCCGTTGGGAGTTGATGACGCTGCGGCTCTTACCGCCGATGCGTTGCAATGGGTTTCCTCGTCGCCGCAGGACGATCTACCGATCACGCAACCTATCGGCGATCATTTGCTTCGCAGCAAGCACGTCTTCTCTATCGCTGGTGGGGGCGAGCTGCCGATGGCAGAATTCCAATCGTGGGGATGGGAGGCCAATCTGATCTGGGTCACTCCAGATCATCGCGTTCTAGACCCTGCCGGCCGGCTGTTGCTCGACGGCCAGGGCAGCAACCCTGATCCGCTCGCCGTGATCCCGTTCCCTGTGGACGCACGTCGTCGACAGAGTGAAGCAGCCATGATGCTACGCAATCGGATGATGGACCCTGTCGAAGGCATTCTGCCAGTGCGGGGTGAAGACGAGATCGTCGCAATCTCGCCCGCTGAGGTCGCCGGTCGTGCGTTGGCGCTGTTTCTCGTGGCGACTCGCGCCGAATCAATTCTGAGTGGTCAGCCACTCGACGTACAGCGGATGCGGGCGCGCTGCCCGTTGGGGTGGGCGGCGATGTCGCCTCAAGAACTCGCCTTCTTCGAGCGTCGGCCTCCGCAGCACGCAGGCTCGGCTGCAGGACATTCCGATTCGGCGAATGCTGCGGCTGTCTTGATCTGGCGATACGAAGCGCTAGCGGCGATGCAGTGGGCTCTGGGAATGCAATTTGAATTACCATGGCCAGACGAGCGGGCGGATCTCACCGCTGTCACGAGGTTGATGATTGATCTTCCAGATGAGGCGATTGTCGAGCAAGCCCGTTTGCGGAGCACCGCCGAACTGCTCGGGGCTGCGGAACTGCACTACCAAGCTTTGCACGCGATCGCGTTCGCACAGCAATCTGGCCACGATGCTGCGGGAGTCGTTGATCCTGGGATCGTCTGTGAGCGACTGGCGGTGCTCGCATGGATCTGTCGGTTGGCCCCTGGTGAGGCGGACTGGGATGCGACGGTGCAGTGGGTTGAGAATGGCTGCGTTTAA
- a CDS encoding pectate lyase, protein MQSFRLFALLIFATGSVSVADADADLRDDALAAAKQATAFLTEHVSSHGGYVWSYSADLHHREGEGVVDRNTVWVQPPGTPAVGIAFIKLYRATDDPQFLDAAMATAAALRHGQMRSGGWQASVEFEADRSRRWAYRMNPLSRKAKDQSSLDDNKSQSALQFLMQLDEALEFQDETIHEMTLYGLDGLLQRGQFTGGGFPQVWTDTRPAGTDTPRRSASYPETWERVYPGHQEYWYRYTLNDHLASDVMDVLLLADRVYHDSRYRDAARRLGDSLLAAQMPAPQPAWAQQYSVQMQPIWARKFEPPAITSSESFSVIETLMQLYRYTGMRKYLEPIPAALDYLKACELPDGRVARFYELKTNRPLYFNRNYELTYDDSDMPTHYGFQLSSRVDRLRTEYESLAAQEWTSSRSAAAERQQRPPSRRETQSVINGLDARGAWLSEVPLRFNRLPGPSIQMDETVANLNVLARYLAD, encoded by the coding sequence ATGCAATCGTTTCGATTGTTTGCCCTGCTCATATTCGCTACAGGGTCTGTTTCAGTCGCGGACGCGGACGCGGACTTGCGCGACGATGCTCTGGCGGCGGCCAAGCAAGCTACGGCATTTTTAACTGAGCACGTCAGCTCACACGGAGGCTACGTCTGGAGCTACTCAGCGGACCTCCATCACCGCGAGGGTGAGGGAGTTGTGGATCGAAACACCGTTTGGGTTCAACCGCCAGGCACGCCCGCCGTGGGCATCGCCTTCATCAAACTATACCGAGCGACGGATGATCCTCAATTTCTCGATGCTGCCATGGCCACTGCCGCCGCATTGCGTCACGGTCAAATGAGATCGGGCGGCTGGCAGGCAAGCGTTGAGTTTGAGGCTGACCGCAGCCGGCGCTGGGCCTACCGAATGAACCCGCTCAGTCGAAAGGCGAAAGATCAGTCGAGTTTGGATGACAACAAGTCACAGTCGGCCTTACAGTTTTTGATGCAGCTCGATGAAGCATTGGAGTTTCAAGACGAAACCATTCATGAAATGACCCTGTACGGACTCGATGGATTACTCCAACGAGGCCAGTTCACAGGCGGAGGGTTTCCGCAGGTCTGGACTGACACACGTCCTGCCGGTACGGACACGCCGCGTCGCTCTGCGAGCTATCCAGAGACGTGGGAGCGAGTCTATCCAGGGCACCAAGAATACTGGTACCGATACACACTCAATGACCACCTCGCCAGCGACGTGATGGACGTGTTGCTGTTAGCGGATCGCGTCTATCACGACTCTCGCTATCGCGATGCTGCCCGGCGTCTGGGCGATTCATTGTTGGCTGCTCAAATGCCGGCCCCACAACCCGCCTGGGCGCAGCAGTATAGCGTGCAGATGCAGCCGATCTGGGCACGCAAGTTTGAACCTCCTGCGATCACCTCGAGCGAATCGTTTAGTGTCATCGAAACCCTGATGCAGCTCTATCGCTACACCGGGATGCGCAAGTACTTGGAACCAATTCCAGCTGCGCTCGACTATTTAAAAGCGTGTGAATTGCCCGATGGGCGTGTGGCCCGTTTCTATGAGCTGAAAACTAATCGACCGCTGTATTTCAATCGCAACTATGAACTCACGTACGATGACAGCGACATGCCAACCCATTACGGCTTTCAACTGAGCAGCAGGGTCGACCGATTGCGAACAGAATACGAGTCGTTAGCCGCACAAGAGTGGACGAGTTCCCGCTCAGCCGCAGCGGAGCGTCAACAGCGACCGCCCAGTCGTCGAGAGACGCAGTCTGTCATCAATGGACTCGACGCCCGCGGGGCGTGGCTAAGTGAAGTGCCGCTGCGATTCAACCGATTGCCGGGCCCCAGCATCCAGATGGACGAGACCGTCGCCAACCTCAACGTGTTGGCTCGCTACCTGGCTGACTAA